Proteins encoded by one window of Dryocola sp. LX212:
- a CDS encoding DUF1007 family protein yields the protein MHVKTGWAKGTIMLASALLTPAALAHPHSFISLVTTVMADKGQMTGLKMVWTMDEITSADLLYDAGDAKPDSPVWKKLAAEVMANVLGQHYFTEFWHNGEKVKFNNLPTEYSLKDVDHQAVLTFVLPLAHPQPLKGQTYTFSTFDPTYFVDMSYDKPTDARLSDELTSGCKIAVKTPRPTQDMQAFALSLDKADAPPEDMELGKQFAQQVTLQCQ from the coding sequence ATGCACGTGAAAACGGGTTGGGCGAAAGGGACAATCATGCTGGCTTCGGCGCTCTTGACGCCCGCTGCGCTGGCACACCCGCACAGCTTCATTTCGCTGGTCACTACAGTGATGGCGGATAAGGGCCAGATGACAGGCCTGAAAATGGTCTGGACGATGGATGAAATTACTTCAGCGGATCTACTGTATGACGCAGGGGACGCGAAGCCGGACTCCCCCGTCTGGAAGAAGCTGGCCGCAGAAGTCATGGCTAACGTGCTGGGTCAGCACTACTTCACCGAGTTCTGGCACAACGGCGAAAAGGTGAAATTCAACAATCTCCCCACGGAATATAGCCTGAAGGATGTCGACCATCAGGCGGTGCTGACTTTCGTGCTGCCGCTGGCGCATCCGCAGCCGCTGAAAGGGCAGACCTATACTTTCTCAACGTTCGACCCCACCTATTTTGTTGATATGAGCTATGACAAACCGACGGACGCCCGCCTGAGCGACGAGTTAACCTCAGGCTGTAAAATCGCCGTCAAAACGCCGCGGCCAACCCAGGATATGCAGGCGTTTGCCCTGTCGCTGGATAAGGCCGATGCGCCGCCGGAAGATATGGAACTGGGCAAGCAGTTTGCCCAGCAGGTAACTCTCCAATGTCAGTAA